One Mycolicibacterium aubagnense genomic region harbors:
- a CDS encoding site-specific integrase, with translation MRWLKKKSVAPVLADLAAGRRALTHEALDELPHSQPLAHLRHVLIGVGALPRRDEHMVRIERFIDQTLAAHANLEQRQALHRYTVWHLIRRLRQRNNGHAITIQQFNSVRQRTHAAIAFLDWLTEHQLTLGSCQQADLDRWLTDAAATHRGAAGHFIRWAHKNKLTSVRIGAHRWMGPTRPLDDQNRWNIARRLLHDDSLKPDDRLAGLLVLLYAQTPAAICRMTIVDIELDADPVRLHLGSSPIHLPEPVAGLARLNMSNRKGHATIGALTPSIWLFPGGQPGRPISTGQLTQRLNRLGIRPGAARSTALFQLATEIPAAILARTLGIHTDVAVSWQRLSAGDWTNYAAVISSRPQSLARNTETRA, from the coding sequence ATGCGATGGCTGAAGAAGAAGTCCGTCGCGCCGGTGCTGGCCGATCTCGCTGCCGGGCGCAGGGCGTTGACCCACGAAGCGCTCGACGAGCTGCCCCACAGTCAGCCTCTGGCGCACCTGCGCCATGTCCTCATCGGCGTGGGCGCCCTGCCGCGACGCGATGAGCACATGGTCCGCATCGAGCGGTTCATCGATCAGACCCTGGCTGCGCACGCGAACCTCGAGCAGCGGCAGGCGCTGCACCGCTACACGGTCTGGCACCTGATCCGTCGACTGCGGCAACGCAACAACGGGCACGCCATCACCATCCAGCAGTTCAACTCGGTGCGCCAACGCACCCACGCGGCCATCGCCTTCCTGGACTGGCTCACCGAACACCAGCTCACCCTCGGCAGCTGTCAGCAGGCCGACCTGGATCGCTGGCTCACCGACGCCGCCGCGACACATCGCGGGGCAGCGGGACACTTCATCCGATGGGCGCACAAGAACAAGCTGACCAGCGTCCGCATCGGCGCACACCGCTGGATGGGCCCCACCCGACCGCTCGATGACCAGAACCGCTGGAACATCGCGCGCCGCCTGTTGCACGACGACAGCCTCAAGCCCGATGACCGGCTGGCCGGCCTGCTCGTTCTCCTCTACGCGCAGACACCGGCTGCGATCTGCCGAATGACCATCGTCGATATCGAACTCGACGCTGATCCGGTCCGGCTGCACCTCGGCAGCTCGCCGATACACCTACCCGAGCCGGTTGCCGGCCTGGCCCGATTGAATATGTCAAATCGCAAGGGCCACGCAACCATTGGCGCGCTGACCCCCTCGATCTGGCTCTTTCCGGGCGGCCAACCCGGCCGGCCCATCAGCACCGGCCAGCTGACCCAACGATTGAACCGACTCGGCATCCGTCCCGGCGCCGCCCGCAGCACCGCACTGTTTCAACTCGCCACCGAGATCCCGGCAGCAATCCTGGCCCGCACCCTCGGCATCCATACCGACGTCGCCGTCTCCTGGCAACGCCTCTCCGCCGGCGACTGGACCAACTACGCCGCCGTCATCAGCAGCCGACCACAATCGCTGGCCCGCAACACGGAAACACGGGCATAG
- a CDS encoding MFS transporter, producing MSSPASPQRSREWLLRTLAAATFLIFFQAFMVAPLIPQLAHEFGSSTDLLGLAVPAYLVPYGAMTLLWGPLSDRIGRKRVILGSAAGSSCSPR from the coding sequence TTGTCGTCCCCGGCTTCACCGCAGCGGTCACGGGAATGGTTGTTGCGGACTTTGGCCGCCGCTACGTTCCTGATTTTCTTTCAGGCGTTCATGGTGGCGCCGCTCATTCCGCAACTGGCGCACGAGTTCGGCAGCTCAACCGATCTGCTTGGGCTCGCTGTTCCCGCCTACCTGGTGCCCTACGGGGCGATGACCTTGTTGTGGGGTCCGCTCTCGGATCGGATCGGCCGGAAACGGGTGATCCTGGGGTCTGCTGCGGGTTCGTCGTGCTCACCGCGCTGA
- a CDS encoding helix-turn-helix domain-containing protein, whose protein sequence is MPAKLDYHWHLRTVMAAGGMFATTDLIEPLEQRGITLSSSQVYRLVVERPERLSLKILMALLDILDCTMDDLIEPAVSARAGARGKKAVGAEAGLGGLRPKRARIRGAE, encoded by the coding sequence ATGCCCGCCAAGCTCGACTACCACTGGCATCTGCGCACGGTCATGGCCGCCGGCGGCATGTTCGCGACCACCGATCTGATCGAGCCGCTGGAGCAGCGCGGCATCACCTTGTCGTCCAGTCAGGTCTACCGGCTCGTGGTCGAGCGACCCGAACGGCTGAGCCTGAAGATCCTGATGGCGCTGCTGGACATCCTCGACTGCACGATGGACGACTTGATCGAGCCGGCCGTCTCGGCCCGAGCGGGCGCCCGCGGGAAGAAGGCGGTCGGCGCCGAAGCCGGCCTCGGGGGCTTGCGACCCAAGCGGGCGCGCATTCGCGGCGCCGAGTGA
- a CDS encoding MFS transporter, with amino-acid sequence MAGLAAIVLVALTLRRSQLQGGSALQRRSVGQIARGYFTLLRQQRARRTYGYVLINAVIHSGIYTWLGVYFSQRFGLTLVGIGLALLLYGVPGFLFGPAIGRLADRYGRTRLIPLGLAVASTAALLLALPVPLILAALAVGMLSLGYDLTQPLLAGIVTQLSAQRGQAMGLNVCTLFIGFGAGSLLFQALLTTGFTAALATFSTGRHSPRSSACTSSPVRDHTPCRPSKTRGDVIFHGLELSPHLRIVEIRDETASDFATRTSPGMFTVGVCRM; translated from the coding sequence GTGGCCGGGCTCGCCGCGATCGTGCTTGTGGCACTTACGCTTCGGCGCTCGCAGCTGCAGGGTGGGTCCGCGCTGCAGCGTCGAAGCGTCGGGCAGATCGCGCGCGGCTACTTCACGCTGCTGCGCCAACAGCGTGCCCGCCGCACCTACGGCTATGTCCTGATCAACGCGGTGATCCACTCCGGCATCTATACCTGGCTGGGCGTCTATTTCAGCCAGCGATTCGGTCTGACGCTGGTCGGTATCGGCCTGGCGTTGCTGCTCTACGGCGTTCCCGGTTTCCTCTTCGGTCCTGCCATCGGCCGGCTCGCCGACCGATACGGGCGCACCCGACTCATCCCCCTCGGTCTGGCCGTCGCGTCCACTGCCGCCCTGCTCCTCGCACTCCCTGTTCCGCTGATCCTGGCTGCCCTCGCTGTCGGCATGCTGTCCCTGGGCTACGACCTGACCCAGCCGCTGCTGGCCGGGATCGTCACCCAGCTGTCCGCCCAACGCGGCCAGGCGATGGGCCTCAACGTCTGCACCCTGTTCATCGGCTTCGGCGCCGGAAGCCTCCTGTTCCAAGCGCTGCTCACCACCGGGTTCACCGCAGCACTGGCCACGTTCAGTACCGGGCGGCACTCGCCGCGGTCATCGGCCTGTACTTCTTCGCCAGTGAGAGACCACACCCCATGCCGTCCGTCAAAGACCCGCGGTGACGTAATATTTCACGGACTCGAACTTTCCCCACACCTACGTATTGTCGAGATTCGCGATGAAACGGCGTCCGATTTCGCGACCAGAACCAGCCCCGGGATGTTCACTGTTGGGGTGTGTCGCATGTAG